The nucleotide sequence ACAGGAACTGTCCGAGCATGTGAAAAGAGCGCCCAAGGATAACCATTCAAGAAAGGGACTGGTTTCCATGGTTGCCAAGAGAAGAAAACTGCTCAATTACGTAAAGAGAGTGAGACCGGAGGAGTACGGTAAGCTGATTGAGACCCTTGGACTAAGAAGATAAGGAAGTAATATTTGGAGGAAATGAATTGACTGAACAATTAAGAGAGATGGAAGCGGATCTGTTCGGAGCTAAGCTGCGCCTTGAAACAGGAAGGCTTGCCAAGCAGGCAAGCGGGGCGGTGCTCGCTTCCTGCGGAGGAACTACGGTGCTTGCCACGGTTGTTGCTTCGGAAGAAAAAATAGAAGATGATTTTTTGCCGCTTACGGTTAACTATCAGGAAAAATCATTCGCAGCCGGGAAAATTCCCGGAGGTTATTTTAAGAGGGAAGGGCGTCCCAGTGAAAAGGAAATCCTTACGTCAAGGCTTATTGACAGGCCGGTAAGGCCGCTTATACCCAAAGGCTTTTCTTATTCCACCCAGGTTATAGTTACGGTTATTTCCGCTGACGGTAAAAACGCTACGGACGTTCTGTCGGTAATAGCGTCTTCAGCGGCGCTCATGGTCTCAGATATACCATTTGCCGGACCCATAGCGGCTCTTACCGTCGGAAAAGTGGACGGCGAGCTTGTTATAAACCCCTCTCCCGAGCAGCTTGAGACCAGCACTATGGAGATAACTGTCGCGGGCACAGAAGATGCTATTGTGATGGTAGAGGGTGGCGCGAAGGAAGTAAGCGAGGCCGAGGTGGTCGAAGCTCTTATGGTTGCCCATGACGGGATTAAGGAAATCGCTTCTTTCCAGAACCGTTTCGTTGAAGGAATCGGGAAGGAAAAAAGAGAGGTTCCCGCTGTCGAAACGGATGATGCGCTTGAAAGCGAGGTTCGTTCATCTGCGCTCCCTTCTCTTGAGCAGGGGATAGTGGCTGATTCAAAGGACGGTAGAAAGAAACTTATAAACCAAGCTTATGAAGAAACGGTAAAAAAACTGATTGAGGAACGCCCGGAAGACAAATCCAAGATTGACAAGGCGTTTGATGAGTTGATCAAAGACTCAGTGAGAAGCAAGATAGTAGAGGGCACGAGACCTGACGGAAGGGACTACACGACGGTAAGGCCCATATGGGGTGAAGTGGGTCTTCTTGAAAGAACCCATGGTTCGGCGCTCTTTACCCGCGGGGAAACCCAGGCCATAGTCGTCACGACCTTGGGAAGTTCATACGACGAGCAGAGAATAGACGCGCTTGAAGGCGACCAGACAAGAAGTTTCATGCTGCATTACAATTTTCCTCCCTACTCCGTCGGAGAGACGAGCTTCCGGCTGGGTCCCGGCAGAAGAGAAATAGGGCACGGTGCACTTGCCGCAAGGGCGATAAAACCCGTTTTGCCGGATAAAGAGGATTTTCCCTACACTATCAGGATCGTTTCCGAAATACTTGAATCAAACGGTTCTTCGTCGATGGCGACTGTGTGCGGTTCCTCGATGTCTCTTATGGACGCGGGCGTGCCTATAAGTGCCCCCGTGGCCGGCATAGCTATGGGACTTATAAAGGAAGGGGACAATTTCGTCGTTCTCTCTGATATTCTTGGTGATGAGGACCACCTTGGGGACATGGATTTTAAGGTGGCCGGCACCCAGAGCGGTATTACCGCTTTGCAGATGGATATTAAGATAACTGGCATAAACGAAGATGTTCTCACAACTGCACTTGCTCAGGCAAAAGATGGCAGAATGCATATTCTCGGGAAGATGGAAGAGGTGATTAGCAGACCCAAAGAAGAGCTTTCCGAATACGCTCCGAGAATCCTTACGATCCAGGTAAAGCCGGATAAGGTCAAGGTTGTTATAGGCTCCGGCGGCAAGACTATAAAGCAGATAGTCGAGGACACGGGAGCGCAGATAGATATACAGGATGATGGTCTGGTCAAGATTTTCTCCCCGGACTACGAAGCCTGCAAGAAGGCCGAGGGCATCATAAAAAGAATCGTTGAGGATATAGTCGCCGGCAAGTTGTACGTCGGCGTGGTTAAGCGCATTCTGGATTTCGGAGCGATAGTCGAGCTTGGTCCGGGAAAAGACGGGCTTCTGCACATCTCCGAACTTGAAAACCGCAGGGTCGAAAAGGTAACCGATATCCTGAACGAAAAGGACGAGGTTCTCGTAAAGTGCCTCGCGGTTGAGCGTGACGGCAGGGTGAGGCTCAGCAGAAAGGCCGCGCTTGACCAAAATATAGAAGACTACAGAGTTTCCGACTAACCCGCACAGTTGAGTCTTTCCCGGGAAAAACCGAAGCTGGTTGTTGTTTTGGGGCCGACGGCTTCGGGCAAGACTGAAATGGCGCTTGAAATAGCTGCCAGAACAGGCGCTTGCATCCTAAGCGCCGATTCTGTTCAGGTCTACAGGTATTTCGATATAGGAAGCGCCAAACCCACCGAGGAGCAAAGACGGGGGATTCCCCATTTCCTCATAGATGTTGCGGACCCCGATGAGGATTTTAACGCCGGTATGTACATGAGGCTTGCCCTTGATCGCATCAGCAGGCTCGTTGAGGGCGACAGGAAAATAGTTGTCGTCGGGGGAACTTTTCTTTACGTAAAGGCTCTTCTTCACGGGCTTCTTGAAGGTGTTGAGGTTGATCAGGAATTCAGAAGGCGCCTCGCACAAGAGAGGGATGAAAAAGGAGTAACGCCGCTTTACGAAAGACTTCGGTCTGTAGACCCGGTGTCCGCAGAACGGATAAATCCGAACGATTACGTGAGAATTGAGCGGGCACTTGAGGTATATCATACTACGGGAGAGCGCATGTCGGATCATCATCAGCGCCACGGTTTTGCAGAACAGAGGTTTAACGCGCTTAAGATAGGTCTCCTCGGGGAGCGGGAGCGGCTGCGCCGCGCTATAGACGAAAGGGTTGACGCAATGATCGACCGCGGCTGGGTTGAAGAAGTAGAAGCTATAAGGGCCAAGGGATACGGATCCGACTTAAAGCCTATGCAGTCTATAGGTTACAAACGGATAAACGAATTTCTGGACGGTCGGCTTGATTTGAAGACGGCGGTTGAAAAAATAAAGACGGATACGAAAAGGTTTTCCAAAAGGCAGTCCACTTGGCTTCGCGCGGATGAAGACATAAAGTGGTTTGACTCCGAAAGAGGGGATGCCCCGATACTTGAGGCATGTAGAGAGTTTTTCGACTGATTCTCTCTTTGGCTATTTTTTTTCCTCGACTTTGTATGAGTAAATCGTTCTCAGGATTATTGCCGCGCCGATAAGTACAGAAAGCACGGGTAGAAGCCATAATATGACGCTGAATCCTTTGGGTGGGGGGGACGCGAGAATAGTTTCTCCGTAGCTTGAGACGAAATAGTCTATTATCTCTTCCTTTGACTTGCCTTCAAGCAGTTTTGTTTTTATGACAGCCCTCATGTCTCTGGCAAGCTGGGCGTTTGATTCCGCAACGCTCTGCCCCTCGCACACTGGACACATGAGTTCTCCTGATATTTCGGCTATTTGGTCTTCAAGTGTGTCCGCATCCACCTGGAAGGCGATAAAAAAGGCTAGGGACAAAAAAACCCCCGCGCTCAGGATCTTGCGAAAAAAACAGTTCACGGGTTTTCAGTTCTCCGGCTCTGCTCGTTGTAGATAGTTGCGTTCTCTATATAGCTCATGATCATTTTTTCAGTAAGTGGTCCTCTGTGCTTGCCGGTTATGATTCCCTCGGGGTTTACGAAAAAAGTCTCCGGAACCCCTCCCACTCCGTAATCCAGGTGTATCCTGTTTTCCGGGTCATAAATGTTGACGAAGCTTCCCCCGAACGATTTTATGTATTCCTCGGCGCTTTTTCTGTCGTCCATTAT is from Candidatus Dadabacteria bacterium and encodes:
- a CDS encoding 30S ribosomal protein S15, whose protein sequence is MSEHVKRAPKDNHSRKGLVSMVAKRRKLLNYVKRVRPEEYGKLIETLGLRR
- the pnp gene encoding polyribonucleotide nucleotidyltransferase; the protein is MEADLFGAKLRLETGRLAKQASGAVLASCGGTTVLATVVASEEKIEDDFLPLTVNYQEKSFAAGKIPGGYFKREGRPSEKEILTSRLIDRPVRPLIPKGFSYSTQVIVTVISADGKNATDVLSVIASSAALMVSDIPFAGPIAALTVGKVDGELVINPSPEQLETSTMEITVAGTEDAIVMVEGGAKEVSEAEVVEALMVAHDGIKEIASFQNRFVEGIGKEKREVPAVETDDALESEVRSSALPSLEQGIVADSKDGRKKLINQAYEETVKKLIEERPEDKSKIDKAFDELIKDSVRSKIVEGTRPDGRDYTTVRPIWGEVGLLERTHGSALFTRGETQAIVVTTLGSSYDEQRIDALEGDQTRSFMLHYNFPPYSVGETSFRLGPGRREIGHGALAARAIKPVLPDKEDFPYTIRIVSEILESNGSSSMATVCGSSMSLMDAGVPISAPVAGIAMGLIKEGDNFVVLSDILGDEDHLGDMDFKVAGTQSGITALQMDIKITGINEDVLTTALAQAKDGRMHILGKMEEVISRPKEELSEYAPRILTIQVKPDKVKVVIGSGGKTIKQIVEDTGAQIDIQDDGLVKIFSPDYEACKKAEGIIKRIVEDIVAGKLYVGVVKRILDFGAIVELGPGKDGLLHISELENRRVEKVTDILNEKDEVLVKCLAVERDGRVRLSRKAALDQNIEDYRVSD
- the miaA gene encoding tRNA (adenosine(37)-N6)-dimethylallyltransferase MiaA — translated: MSLSREKPKLVVVLGPTASGKTEMALEIAARTGACILSADSVQVYRYFDIGSAKPTEEQRRGIPHFLIDVADPDEDFNAGMYMRLALDRISRLVEGDRKIVVVGGTFLYVKALLHGLLEGVEVDQEFRRRLAQERDEKGVTPLYERLRSVDPVSAERINPNDYVRIERALEVYHTTGERMSDHHQRHGFAEQRFNALKIGLLGERERLRRAIDERVDAMIDRGWVEEVEAIRAKGYGSDLKPMQSIGYKRINEFLDGRLDLKTAVEKIKTDTKRFSKRQSTWLRADEDIKWFDSERGDAPILEACREFFD
- a CDS encoding cytochrome c-type biogenesis protein CcmH — protein: MNCFFRKILSAGVFLSLAFFIAFQVDADTLEDQIAEISGELMCPVCEGQSVAESNAQLARDMRAVIKTKLLEGKSKEEIIDYFVSSYGETILASPPPKGFSVILWLLPVLSVLIGAAIILRTIYSYKVEEKK